From the genome of Nicotiana tabacum cultivar K326 chromosome 17, ASM71507v2, whole genome shotgun sequence:
ACCGTCACAATTGGGCCTTCTTTCGGCGGCACCCCAATTTCAATACCCTTTTCGCTGCCTGCAGCAAAATGCCAATTGAATAATCCGTCTTGCGGACCCGATACTATACGGGCAAAACGATTGCTGGATAGGAAGGGATTGAAGAATTGTGATGTACTGAAGGGAGGATTTGAAAACCTAAATGGAGGTGAAAGTGGGAAGGACGGATTGGAGGAGAAATAGCGATGGGATAAGAAAATGTGGGGGGCGTTTTTGCGAGATAAGGAAAGTGAAGGGGTGGGAAATGAAGAGGGTGATAAAGGAAGGGGCTTGTGATTGAGTTTGAGGAAGAGAGAAGTGGGGAGATGGTGGCGATTTAAACAAGTGAGTAGTCTCACAGAGGCTTCCATGAATGGGAATTTTGCGAGTCGTAGTAGGTTACAGGGGCTGTTATTTCATTTGTAGCCGTGGACTGTTGTAGAGAAAGGAATTGGGCAACGTCTTTTTTCTGCCTGACCCGATTTTAGCTTTAGTGCCTGTGCTTTGGCGTTTACAACAACTAAAGTTACTATTCCTTGCGTGATGGTTTTCAAATACAGAGTATATCAGTTTCTTTTTtggaatatataaaaaaatattaaaaagtgTTACACACACTTATCTACAGCTTTCACACTTGAATATTCTACTAATGTGATATGGTAGAAAATTTTCAATTTTACATTATCAGTTTGATTAGAACAATAGGTGAAGTCTAAAATGCTCGACTCTGTTGTGACAATGACTTTTGAAGCGAGCAGAAAAGTCTTTTCTGGAAAAGAGAAACGCTGAAATTAACAAAGTCATAGTTCAGGATTTAACGACTTACGAATTCAGTGACTTTGGCATTGAACGTTCCCAAAATAGTCCAAAATATACGACCTGTTGGGTAGAATAAGTTCATTGAATATCCTACTACCGAAACTCCAATTTCAATCGTTCATCATAAAAAATGAGTTCATTTTCCTTGTGATGTATATTATGTAGTGGGAAGAGAATCAGTAGTAGGAACTTCGTGAAGCATAGAACTCTGCCTGATGGAGAATGTTACAGTCTATCATGGCTTATTAAGTAATGGGTACACAAGAACTTCTTTGAACCAAACTGACTTCATTGTTTGTCAGAGGGCTGTACACTTCAATAACAACATACCTAGTTGCATATGTTAGCAATGAGGCTAAATTTCTGGCACTGTTTCAAGAGAAGGTTCTGACAACCCCAAGGTTGATAACCAATCTGATAAAGCTTTATTCACTAGTTCTGGAACTTCGTCGTGGGGGTAATGCCCTGCCTGCAAGTTTACAAGGAATGTGTTTGGGTAGAACTCCTTAATTCGATTTGCCTTTGCATGATCGACCCAAGGGTCTAGGTCAccccacaacaacaacaatgggcAAGAGAGTTGGCTCAGTGCACTGTCAAGTGTATACTTTCTAGGGTTGGACATAAGTTGTCTTAATAGTCTGCAGAATGCAAAGTAGAGAACATCAGCTGAGTTTCTTAACCTAAACTTTTGATAGACAAAAAGCAGTAGGAGCTTTTGCATGAAATGAAAGCCAAAAGAAACTGACATTACAAACAACCTAAATCTGGTGATGGTCACATACTTATCAGGCTACATAGGATATATACAATGATGGAACTTAGAAGTAAGTTTGATGTATCAAACCATTAGGCAAAATGATCCCCAAACTATGAAGCGAAAGGCGTGATAAGGCAGATGTAGTAAGACTATTTTGTACACTTCTGAATGTTAGTAGCTCAACATTGTCTTTGAACTTCAACCAATCTGCAACTCTTTCAGCATTCACTCATAAAGCCCGACGAATCTCAGTTTAAAGTTCAAAACAAAAATTCATCATACAGGCCTGAATCATGAGAGCCAAGGACTTCGATAAGAATGATGATGATATTTATGCTAAGAGTTTAGACTAATATTCCAAATTGATTCGTGGGAAATTTCTAGTAATTACTTCTGCTTCTTCCAAGGGAAATAAAGTATTGTTCTTTTAGCTGCCAAACGTAGGGAAAAACCTATAGGGTGTAGCTGCATTCATACCGGTAATAAACTTCCTCTGCATTTGGATCAGCAGCAGGAATAGCAATTGAATTGACGAGGTAATCATCCACATTTGAATGGTTTCTATAGACCTTCAAGAGACAAACATCAAGAAAGTTAGTTCTTCTGTCTGCTAATAGTTCCTGAAGATTGTCAGTAGCAGTGGCTAAATAACAAATGAAATGCAAATGCAAAAACAACGCATCCATTTCTGATGCATCATCCTGCGAAAGTTCAGTCACCCATTATTAGAAGGCAAGAAACTATTTCTTGCTCCATCTCAATATGATTGTCGCTTTTAATTTTTAGAGAGTCAGCTTACCTATTCCAAGAGTGAGATTCAGCGTTTGTTAAATGTCATCTTTATGAAATGAATTTAGAGTTCGAAAGCCTAGATCACATGAACCACAACAAacaactttagaatttcaaatcTTTTAGAAAGGTGAGGGAATTACGTGAAGTGAAATTTTTTGActttagaaaaatgaaaagagagagatGAATTGGGTCAGAGGGAGTAATTTAGAAGAATTAAAAGATTCAGTTGTCCAAAACTGATAAATCTTTGTTTCTGCAAGAACTCGTGTTAGTTGGACCAATATATCAATCAACTACCAAATGTAAGACTTCTTTTGTTTGCTTATCTATTTGGACTCAGTTTACCATATCAAAAAAAGAGCTAGCAGCTATTACTACTTACAGATTCTCTGAGTTAAGACACATATGTGTAAAAGCTAAAAGATAAGAACACTTGTGCATATTTTGATTATGCAAGCAAAGCAAGAActaaaattcattttaaaaagtTGGTAGAAGAAAATTTAGCTAGGAAGCAACATACACCACTCTTAAGCTGAGCTTCAATTTGAGCTGGTTGCATGGTTAGCCAGAATGCCAATCCGACAACAACACGTTGAAAAATTTCCTCTACTGGCCTTACTATGAACTTGTGTAAGGCTGTCTCTTCAgttttgtcagttgtagtaacgTCATCCCCAAATTGTCCTGCACTATTTAATAAGGAAACTCCCTTGACTTGCTCAGCTGGCAGTGCTGCTGCTGCTAACAAAGTAGTAAATCCTCCAAGACTGTTAAATAATACAACAGACATCATAATTGAACTTAATCCAATAATATATGCTACTGAAACAGTACTACGAATTAAAACTGCTAAAGTGCATCTTGGAGATTCATGCAATGGCAAGTTGCTAATTAAATGAACTCACCCGTTCCCCACTAAAACTGTGGGTTGTTTAACTATCTCCTTTAAGAAGTCGACAACCTGGTCTCTCCAAATCAAGGCATCATAGTCTATTCGTGCCTTCTCGCTCCAGCCAAATCCGAGCAAATCCAGAGCATACACCTTGTATTTTTTAGCCAGCTCTGGTATGTTATAcctgaaaaaggaaagaaaatagtttCTGGAGATTAGAAGAAATAGTACAACGCCAAAAAGATTTGCATATGCAAGCTACACCAACTGGTATATTATCTGTCTTTGTAGCATTAATAAATATAATGGACAATGTATGAGCATCACATAAAAAATGGAATTCCTTAATAAAGATCAATTGAtcatgggttcgagccgtgaaatgAGCCACTGATGCTGTttgggatgctttgtgcaccgggctgcccttttttttaccttaataaAGATCAATACTAGCAAAATCCCATTTTAGGAGTGACAACCAAGAGTTCTTTTGCAATTTTGTTAGAGAACAAAAGTATATCAATTAAAAAAGAACATTATAATCCCACTGAATCTTGTGAACACCATGTCAACTTTATCCCACTAAATCCTGTGAACTCAATGCCATACAAACACAGAGACAGAATTACCTCCAATGAAAAGCGGATGTACCAAATCCGTGAATCAGAACAACTGGAAACCCTTCCCCTTCCTCTACATAATGAATTTTGTGGCCTCGCCATGTCCAATAGTTGTACCCCTCAGGTTTAAATGGTAATTGCTGCAAGCCTATATTATCATTTCTTTGTCAAGTATTTTCCAAAAGTTAGCAACCCTTCCGAAAAGAAGGTAATAAAGCAGCAATATCCTAATGGTAATAGACATACACACACTGATGACTGAACAGATACTAAGAATTCAAAAGGTACGAATGCGTGATGAACTGACCTTGAGAGGATTCAGCAACTACAGAAGGGGGCATAACTGAAGCACCAGTAACAACAATTCTATTAATAGCGAAATTCCTTCTATTTAATTCCCATCTGCCCCCTTCTaccaaaagaaaagggaaaagagagAGATCAAAACCCAACACCAATGAGTTGCACATAGTAATCAAGAACTGGTTAAGGTTGAACAAAAAGCTTACTGAAATGATTACTTCTTCCAGGTACAGCTAACCTGTTACCTGTCGGATTCAACCATTTGGTCCCAGCCGTAGCACAAGAAGTCGACATCGATTTTACTTACAAACTAGAAAGTCCCCAAAAGCCTTGCGCCCGAGGATTCAAGAATCTTTATGGACCTTTGGAACAGTTGAACGTGGAACTTATAAGTTGATGACAGTTTAAATGATTCTCATTGTCTTTTTCCGTGGCTATATTTCTTCAGCTGGTGGCAAGTTTAGTCGTCACAGTTGTTTCCCCGGTTTTTCAATATGCCTTGTTGGGTCAGATTACATATATTTTCACGACTTGGCAATAGAGAAGTTAAGTAATTAATCTGAAATACAATGTTATATTTCTAGTAAATTTTATGGGTGGTCATTCAAATTTGTGTTCATTAcacaaaagttattttttttgtttatgttACGTAAAAATTATTCAACTTTGTGTTTGTtacctaaaaattatttttctttttttgttacataaaaatcattttactttGCTCTATTTATCACAAAAGTCACATTGGCCACATTATACAATACTTTTACCTTAAAAGACTATTATGCCCTTGACTTTATAAATCCTCTTATTTATATAATACCTTctatataatatactatataatatatttttacctaggtattttacttataattaaaataactttaaattattttatttattatttttataatatattcatacatttaattttttcatgGCAATCACTTTGTTTAATCATATTTAAACatgaacatattttaaatatcaaaataataaaaaatatttatttgaaataataacaaacagatttgtttaacaaatgatagttttttttatagtcaataaaaaatttaaaaaaatcaaagatATTTGTATTTAATATTAAGATTTTTAAAGCTTTAtctgttaatattatttattttaaagtattaatCTGATGTGTCATTGTGTTAAATGTgggtattttatttattggattaatgattatggCTTGACTGGTAAATCAGTAAGCTTTGATTTTATAGttttcattaaaaatattttattaagttaTTACCTGACAAATTTAATATCTTGAAAATTAACGctaagaaaaaattaaatgtacaaatatattataaaaataataaataaataatatcaagttattttaattattaataaaatacctgggtaaaagtatattatatagcatataatatagaaggtattacataaatggGATGATTTaaagggcataatagacttttcaggtGAATGATTTGTAAAATCTGGTCAAGTGATtattgtgataactagagcatagtaaaataatttttgtgtaacaaaagaaagaaaaatgacttttgggtaatgaacataaagttgaatgacttttacgtaataaaagaaagaaaaatgacttttggatAATAAACACAAAGTTACTCTTATATTTTACATAAAGAATCTTACATCCCTtacattaattaaatattttactagCTTTGAAAGTACTTGTTATAGCAATATTTTAATAGAAAGGTAGTATAAATTGAACAAGCAAACATAAAACAATCTTCACATGAGGGCTATTTAACATTACTACAATGTGTAAATCACTGAATCACCTCATCTAATAACTCAATCTATTAAAAATGAGAAATTAATTAATTCAATGTAATCAATTGTTTTCGCGCGCTCTTTTTCTCAGAAACAATGCGAGACTAGGACCGGCACTGCCGAAATGCTTCGATGAGGAATACTTTTGTTCCATGCAGAAGACAAAACAAATTGTCGTCCTCTCGCGACAATGCACTTAGAAATTTCAGAACATCCCATGTATAATATAATACTACACAGATGCTGCGCACAATGTCAAAAGCTTGCTCTTCTTTCATTGTATGCTACATTAGCTGGATTTACTTAGTTCAGCACCAGCTCGTCGTGTTCACCAATGTTTCTGCTTTGTGTTCATCGTTCTTTCATCTTTTACTAAGTATTCCTTGCAGTTTCTTCAACTCTTGGGTCTCTGTCCTAGTTCTCTTCATCCCTTTAGGAGCCACTCAATATAGTAATCATCTCATATAAAAGCTTAAACAGTTATGCAGGACATATATTTATTTACGTCGAAGACTTGAACTCATGACATCTGTTACCATTTTAAAAACTATGCGACCAACTTTATCCAAAAATTTAAGCCTGaaaacattttaattttttatagttACATATCCCACACCGTGGTTTTGTTTTCATTgtgctttcaaaaaaaaaaactactagtAATTGGTACAATTCTTGTTACCATTCTCTGTATCTTTGCTGTCTTTACAGAATATGTTGGATGCTAATTCCCACCTATGCTTATTTTTTCCTTTTAGACCAGCAAATTGTTTGAAT
Proteins encoded in this window:
- the LOC107823753 gene encoding uncharacterized protein LOC107823753 isoform X4; amino-acid sequence: MSTSCATAGTKWLNPTGNRLAVPGRSNHFKGGRWELNRRNFAINRIVVTGASVMPPSVVAESSQGLQQLPFKPEGYNYWTWRGHKIHYVEEGEGFPVVLIHGFGTSAFHWRYNIPELAKKYKVYALDLLGFGWSEKARIDYDALIWRDQVVDFLKEIVKQPTVLVGNGLGGFTTLLAAAALPAEQVKGVSLLNSAGQFGDDVTTTDKTEETALHKFIVRPVEEIFQRVVVGLAFWLTMQPAQIEAQLKSGVYRNHSNVDDYLVNSIAIPAADPNAEEVYYRLLRQLMSNPRKYTLDSALSQLSCPLLLLWGDLDPWVDHAKANRIKEFYPNTFLVNLQAGHYPHDEVPELVNKALSDWLSTLGLSEPSLETVPEI
- the LOC107823753 gene encoding uncharacterized protein LOC107823753 isoform X1, translated to MSTSCATAGTKWLNPTGNRLAVPGRSNHFKGGRWELNRRNFAINRIVVTGASVMPPSVVAESSQGLQQLPFKPEGYNYWTWRGHKIHYVEEGEGFPVVLIHGFGTSAFHWRYNIPELAKKYKVYALDLLGFGWSEKARIDYDALIWRDQVVDFLKEIVKQPTVLVGNGLGGFTTLLAAAALPAEQVKGVSLLNSAGQFGDDVTTTDKTEETALHKFIVRPVEEIFQRVVVGLAFWLTMQPAQIEAQLKSGVYRNHSNVDDYLVNSIAIPAADPNAEEVYYRYGAILENLKSREDLLEKIKGCIVDSGGDPDISPKVWAAGFTTALLQKRSSSVYPSVEAGEGIEVQSGLTSGNIQGKEPMLMETLLLAAFEKLFSFLLNLPDVNARLRKIISALVKNQPSCPQLYLYSSADKVIPIQSVESFIEEQRKSGRKVHSFNFRSSPHVDHYRTFPDIYVSVLQKFLEESMLVPNGVYQVESQVSGS
- the LOC107823753 gene encoding uncharacterized protein LOC107823753 isoform X2, with amino-acid sequence MSTSCATAGTKWLNPTGNRLAVPGRSNHFRGRWELNRRNFAINRIVVTGASVMPPSVVAESSQGLQQLPFKPEGYNYWTWRGHKIHYVEEGEGFPVVLIHGFGTSAFHWRYNIPELAKKYKVYALDLLGFGWSEKARIDYDALIWRDQVVDFLKEIVKQPTVLVGNGLGGFTTLLAAAALPAEQVKGVSLLNSAGQFGDDVTTTDKTEETALHKFIVRPVEEIFQRVVVGLAFWLTMQPAQIEAQLKSGVYRNHSNVDDYLVNSIAIPAADPNAEEVYYRYGAILENLKSREDLLEKIKGCIVDSGGDPDISPKVWAAGFTTALLQKRSSSVYPSVEAGEGIEVQSGLTSGNIQGKEPMLMETLLLAAFEKLFSFLLNLPDVNARLRKIISALVKNQPSCPQLYLYSSADKVIPIQSVESFIEEQRKSGRKVHSFNFRSSPHVDHYRTFPDIYVSVLQKFLEESMLVPNGVYQVESQVSGS